The following proteins are encoded in a genomic region of Paenibacillus sp. FSL R7-0273:
- a CDS encoding RICIN domain-containing protein, with product MRRRKWAALIMTLALLITLFPAGKAADAATSWNLVWSDEFNGTSLNTADWTAENGTGGSGWGNNELQYYTNRSQNLQVTGGNLVITAQKESYNGSSYTSARIKTQGKKSFTYGKIEARMKLPSGQGIWPAFWMLGSNMDTVGWPKSGEIDIMERVNNNAYVNGTVHWDANGHAEYGKVSGNLDFSQYHVYSVEWDAKYIRWYVDGSLFNEFYIENNTGNTEEFQKPFFLLLNLAVGGNWPGSPNASTAFPAQMLVDYVRVYQAASSASIVSGGVYTFASKASGKVMDVVDVSTAAGAKIHQWTNYTAANQQFRVDSTGDGYYKLTAVHSGKVLDVPNSSTATGVQLQQWNDNGTDAQRWRIVDAGGGYYKLISKVSSLAVDVSGSSTADGAAVQQWTDNGTDAQKWALTKVN from the coding sequence ATGCGTAGAAGGAAATGGGCAGCGCTGATTATGACTTTGGCACTTCTGATTACGTTATTTCCGGCAGGAAAAGCGGCGGATGCCGCAACCAGCTGGAATCTGGTGTGGAGCGATGAGTTCAACGGAACCTCACTGAATACGGCAGACTGGACTGCTGAGAATGGAACCGGCGGCAGCGGCTGGGGGAACAACGAGCTGCAGTATTATACAAACCGTTCGCAGAACCTGCAGGTAACAGGCGGCAATCTGGTCATTACGGCCCAGAAGGAATCGTATAACGGCAGCAGCTACACCTCGGCCCGGATCAAGACACAGGGGAAAAAGAGCTTCACCTACGGTAAAATCGAAGCCCGGATGAAGCTGCCTTCGGGTCAGGGCATCTGGCCGGCTTTTTGGATGCTCGGCTCTAATATGGATACCGTCGGCTGGCCAAAAAGCGGCGAGATCGACATTATGGAGCGGGTGAATAACAACGCTTATGTTAACGGCACCGTTCATTGGGATGCCAACGGCCACGCCGAGTACGGCAAGGTATCAGGCAATCTCGATTTCTCCCAGTATCATGTGTACAGCGTTGAGTGGGATGCCAAATACATCAGATGGTACGTGGACGGCAGCCTGTTCAATGAGTTTTATATTGAGAATAACACCGGTAACACAGAAGAATTCCAGAAGCCATTCTTTCTGCTGCTGAACCTTGCGGTGGGCGGTAACTGGCCGGGCAGCCCGAATGCTTCGACCGCCTTCCCGGCACAGATGCTGGTCGATTATGTGCGGGTCTATCAGGCGGCCTCATCGGCAAGCATTGTCAGCGGGGGCGTATACACCTTTGCCTCCAAGGCAAGCGGAAAGGTAATGGATGTGGTGGACGTATCCACAGCAGCCGGCGCCAAAATCCACCAATGGACCAATTACACTGCCGCTAACCAGCAGTTCCGGGTAGACAGCACGGGTGACGGGTACTATAAGCTTACCGCAGTACACAGCGGCAAAGTGCTCGATGTTCCAAATTCCTCCACAGCTACGGGCGTTCAGCTGCAGCAGTGGAACGATAACGGGACGGATGCGCAGAGATGGCGGATCGTTGATGCCGGCGGCGGCTACTATAAGCTTATATCCAAGGTGAGCAGCCTGGCTGTGGATGTATCCGGCTCCTCGACAGCTGATGGTGCGGCGGTGCAGCAGTGGACCGACAACGGAACCGATGCGCAGAAATGGGCACTGACTAAGGTGAATTGA
- a CDS encoding TetR/AcrR family transcriptional regulator, which yields MPKIVDHEERKAHIAEATWRVILNQGMKGATVRKIAQEAGVSLGALRHYFATQQELLGFAMKLVSDRANARIKDIAGLGLPPKELVTRVLMELLPLNDNNMAEMEVWFAFVFHLKYAEEDYSGLNDGIYPGIVNLLGHLEESGLLREELDMSIEAERLYALLDGVALHALLEPRRLDRERILRVLHSHMDSICRE from the coding sequence ATGCCAAAAATAGTCGATCACGAAGAACGGAAAGCACATATTGCCGAAGCCACCTGGCGCGTCATTCTGAATCAGGGGATGAAGGGTGCTACAGTGCGCAAAATTGCCCAGGAGGCCGGAGTATCGCTGGGCGCTTTGCGTCATTATTTTGCAACACAGCAGGAGCTGCTTGGCTTTGCCATGAAGCTGGTCAGTGACCGGGCTAACGCCAGAATCAAAGACATTGCCGGACTGGGCTTACCGCCGAAGGAGCTGGTAACCAGAGTGCTGATGGAGCTGCTGCCTTTAAATGATAATAATATGGCCGAGATGGAGGTATGGTTCGCGTTTGTGTTCCACCTGAAGTATGCAGAGGAGGATTATAGCGGGTTAAATGACGGAATCTATCCGGGCATTGTCAATCTGCTGGGCCATCTGGAGGAGAGCGGGCTGCTGAGGGAGGAGCTGGATATGAGCATCGAAGCGGAGCGGCTGTACGCGCTGCTTGACGGGGTAGCTCTGCATGCGCTGCTGGAGCCCCGGCGTCTCGACAGGGAGCGGATCCTCCGGGTGCTCCACAGCCACATGGATTCAATCTGCAGGGAATAG
- a CDS encoding SGNH/GDSL hydrolase family protein, whose translation MSDPISSTDSCTAGSGPRAPKDPAERRNGFFMLFETHIEATARPSGKPSQEVYLEGSYLIDKARYIGGVEDTHMLELLRTCEGFRTLVHSIGVSVKAEHNQGDITFLLQNWGKTDKYTSGTALRLPCPADGTELILQLEQIEWSADDDVPGKFAFEFDQAGGLAVASIIFYLNDGYCAPELSPETPVAFGSEPYRDMISHSLLHPGNNVRLKAAIDKASRGEDVTIAYIGGSITQGAGAKPIHTECYAYQSYLGFKALYGRDGGGKVHFIKAGVGGTPSELGIIRYERDVLREGAAEPDIVIVEFAVNDEGDETKGNCYESLCLNILSADNQPAVVLLFSVFINDWNLQERLSPVGLRYNLPMVSVKDAVTGQFKLTKAEGNVISKRQFFYDIYHPANDGHRVMADCLIHLFQQAAAAPADPADIDLQQPPVIGNDFRNIRLLDRSGSLSHVRIEPGSFTETDTDLQMVELDDNPSGTPEFPYNWMRLAEAGGEPFRLTITSRILILVFKDSGSASFGSADVRVDGRPVLTADPHVNNWTHCNAVLLYHQQTSSEHTVEITMADGDQDKCFTILGFGYC comes from the coding sequence ATGTCAGATCCAATAAGCTCAACAGACAGCTGCACCGCCGGCAGCGGGCCCAGAGCCCCTAAAGATCCTGCTGAGCGCAGAAACGGATTTTTTATGCTGTTCGAAACCCATATTGAAGCAACCGCCCGGCCTTCAGGCAAGCCGTCCCAGGAGGTCTACCTGGAGGGCAGCTACCTGATCGACAAGGCCAGATATATCGGCGGAGTTGAGGATACGCATATGCTGGAGCTGCTGCGGACTTGTGAGGGCTTTCGTACATTAGTCCATAGCATCGGAGTGTCGGTAAAAGCGGAGCATAACCAGGGAGACATTACATTTCTGCTGCAAAACTGGGGGAAAACGGACAAATATACCTCCGGCACAGCGCTGCGGCTTCCCTGTCCGGCAGACGGGACCGAGCTTATTCTGCAGCTGGAGCAGATTGAATGGTCGGCGGACGATGATGTTCCCGGTAAATTTGCCTTTGAGTTTGATCAGGCGGGCGGGCTTGCGGTGGCGAGCATTATTTTTTATCTGAATGACGGGTATTGTGCCCCTGAGCTGTCACCGGAAACGCCGGTTGCCTTTGGTTCAGAGCCGTACCGCGATATGATCTCACATTCCCTGCTCCATCCGGGTAACAATGTGCGGCTGAAGGCTGCCATAGACAAGGCTTCCCGGGGTGAAGACGTCACCATTGCCTATATCGGGGGCTCCATTACCCAGGGTGCGGGAGCGAAGCCGATTCATACGGAATGTTATGCCTATCAGTCTTATCTGGGCTTTAAAGCGCTGTATGGCAGGGACGGCGGCGGGAAGGTTCATTTTATAAAAGCAGGGGTTGGCGGTACGCCGTCAGAATTGGGGATTATACGTTATGAAAGAGATGTGCTCAGGGAGGGTGCTGCCGAGCCGGATATTGTAATTGTGGAGTTTGCCGTCAACGACGAGGGGGATGAAACCAAGGGCAACTGCTACGAGAGCCTGTGCCTGAATATCCTGTCCGCTGACAACCAGCCTGCGGTCGTGCTGCTGTTCAGCGTATTTATCAATGACTGGAATCTTCAGGAGCGGCTCTCCCCTGTCGGGCTACGCTATAATCTCCCTATGGTTAGTGTAAAAGATGCCGTGACCGGCCAGTTTAAGCTGACCAAGGCTGAGGGGAATGTCATCTCTAAAAGACAGTTTTTCTACGACATCTATCATCCTGCTAACGACGGGCACCGGGTGATGGCGGATTGCCTGATTCATCTGTTTCAGCAGGCCGCCGCAGCTCCGGCAGATCCTGCAGATATTGATTTGCAACAGCCTCCGGTGATTGGGAATGATTTCAGGAATATCCGGCTGCTGGACCGTTCGGGCTCATTAAGTCATGTGCGGATTGAGCCGGGCAGCTTCACGGAAACCGATACGGATCTGCAGATGGTAGAGCTGGACGACAATCCGTCAGGGACCCCGGAGTTCCCGTATAACTGGATGCGTCTGGCGGAGGCTGGGGGCGAGCCTTTTAGATTAACGATTACCAGCAGAATCCTCATCCTGGTATTCAAGGATTCCGGCAGTGCCAGCTTCGGCAGCGCTGATGTCCGTGTGGACGGCAGGCCCGTGCTGACCGCTGATCCGCATGTGAACAACTGGACCCACTGCAACGCAGTCCTTTTGTACCATCAGCAGACGAGCAGCGAGCATACGGTAGAAATCACCATGGCTGACGGCGACCAGGACAAGTGCTTTACGATCCTGGGGTTTGGATATTGCTGA
- a CDS encoding sugar phosphate isomerase/epimerase family protein: MKLSVFYEHIREAAGQSGRSLEEICTLVKSFGIDALEMDADQFKAEEDAILTLLTKTGLTVSCMYGFFDFGHITSSAVREEQITSFLSMAGRAGASRVLVIPGFLEEHEQDPASLEHQQCVQLMKEAVAAMCAAAKPLGIRVGMEDFDDSRAPFATTAQLLSFVEEIPELSCFFDTGNFLYSGEAALEAYKRCRPHIGYVHCKDRTFEVHPKEEPKLTADGRPMYAAPAGSGCIPMKELVTDLLQSGYDDTFVIEHFGAQDQLAFMKQSAEWLLGLRKEVLGG, from the coding sequence ATGAAATTATCTGTATTCTATGAGCATATCCGTGAAGCAGCCGGACAGAGCGGCCGGAGCCTGGAGGAAATCTGCACACTAGTTAAGAGCTTTGGCATTGACGCGCTGGAGATGGACGCAGACCAGTTTAAGGCTGAGGAAGACGCTATCCTGACGCTGCTTACGAAGACTGGGCTGACGGTAAGCTGCATGTACGGCTTTTTTGACTTTGGGCACATCACCAGCAGTGCAGTAAGAGAGGAGCAGATCACCTCCTTTCTATCTATGGCCGGACGGGCAGGAGCCTCGCGTGTGCTGGTTATTCCGGGCTTTCTGGAGGAGCATGAGCAGGACCCGGCTTCATTGGAGCATCAGCAATGTGTACAGTTAATGAAAGAGGCCGTAGCCGCCATGTGCGCAGCAGCCAAGCCTTTGGGTATAAGGGTAGGGATGGAAGATTTCGATGATTCCAGGGCACCGTTTGCCACAACAGCGCAGCTGCTGTCTTTTGTAGAGGAAATACCGGAGCTGTCCTGCTTCTTTGATACCGGGAATTTTTTGTACAGCGGAGAAGCTGCCCTCGAAGCCTACAAACGCTGCAGACCCCATATCGGCTATGTCCACTGTAAGGACCGTACGTTTGAGGTTCACCCTAAGGAGGAGCCTAAGCTGACGGCGGACGGCCGTCCAATGTATGCGGCCCCTGCCGGGAGCGGCTGCATTCCGATGAAAGAGCTTGTTACGGATCTGCTGCAAAGCGGCTATGATGACACCTTCGTCATTGAGCATTTCGGCGCTCAGGATCAGCTGGCTTTCATGAAGCAATCGGCAGAGTGGCTGCTGGGACTGAGAAAAGAAGTGCTCGGGGGATAG